Proteins encoded by one window of Streptomyces sp. NBC_01477:
- a CDS encoding LCP family protein, with protein sequence MNGWSDDTERRRLSEPPLPPELSPRRAAAASGGVPPQPTRRPAPGDRPQPGAIPQPGDGSGDGYGPPATGGPGGAGPRAPRWSTRKKIGYAALGLVVVLLVVSVSTYFWADSKVRREVDLSKVEDRPAAGKGTNYLIVGSDSREGLTKQDEKDLHTGAASGQRTDSMMILHTGSNGTTMMSLPRDSYVTIPAFTGQQSHKRYPASTHKLNRAYADGGPELLTRTVEYNTGLHIDHYAEIGFAGFVNLVNALGGVNMCLDKPLHDKASGADFSAGCQKMNGQQSLAFVRQRHQEADQDLGRMRNQQKFLSTLAHQAASPSTVLNPFKLYPVIGSGLDTLIVDKKMSLRNLASMFWAMKGVTGGDGKSITVPIASANYQTPNDGDAVKWDMTKAKTLFGELKNDDKVTATK encoded by the coding sequence ATGAACGGTTGGAGCGATGACACCGAGCGGCGCCGGCTCTCCGAGCCTCCGCTGCCCCCAGAACTGTCGCCGCGCCGGGCCGCCGCTGCCTCGGGCGGAGTCCCGCCGCAGCCCACTCGCCGCCCCGCGCCGGGCGACCGCCCGCAGCCCGGCGCGATCCCGCAGCCCGGCGACGGATCGGGCGACGGCTACGGCCCGCCGGCCACCGGCGGCCCCGGCGGCGCGGGGCCGCGCGCCCCGCGCTGGAGCACCCGCAAGAAGATCGGCTACGCGGCCCTCGGGCTTGTCGTGGTGCTGCTCGTGGTGTCGGTGTCGACGTACTTCTGGGCCGACTCCAAGGTGCGGCGCGAGGTCGACCTGAGCAAGGTCGAGGACCGCCCGGCGGCCGGCAAGGGCACCAACTACCTGATCGTCGGCTCGGACAGCCGTGAGGGGCTGACCAAGCAGGACGAGAAGGATCTGCACACCGGAGCCGCGTCGGGCCAGCGCACCGACTCGATGATGATCCTGCACACCGGCAGCAACGGCACCACGATGATGAGCCTGCCGCGCGACTCCTACGTCACCATCCCGGCCTTCACCGGCCAGCAGTCGCACAAGCGCTACCCGGCCTCCACCCACAAGCTGAACCGCGCGTACGCCGACGGCGGCCCCGAGCTGCTGACCAGGACCGTCGAGTACAACACCGGCCTCCACATCGACCATTACGCCGAGATCGGCTTCGCGGGCTTCGTGAACCTGGTCAACGCGCTCGGCGGCGTGAACATGTGCCTGGACAAGCCGCTGCACGACAAGGCGTCGGGCGCGGACTTCTCCGCGGGCTGCCAGAAGATGAACGGCCAGCAGTCGCTGGCCTTCGTCCGGCAGCGCCACCAGGAGGCCGACCAGGACCTGGGCCGGATGCGCAACCAGCAGAAGTTCCTGTCGACCCTCGCCCACCAGGCGGCGTCGCCCTCGACGGTGCTGAACCCGTTCAAGCTCTACCCGGTGATCGGCTCGGGCCTCGACACGCTCATCGTGGACAAGAAGATGAGCCTGCGCAATCTCGCGTCGATGTTCTGGGCGATGAAGGGCGTCACCGGCGGCGACGGGAAATCCATCACCGTGCCGATCGCCAGCGCCAACTACCAGACCCCCAACGACGGCGACGCCGTGAAGTGGGACATGACGAAGGCGAAGACGCTCTTCGGCGAGCTGAAGAACGACGACAAGGTCACCGCCACCAAGTAG
- a CDS encoding acyl-CoA thioesterase, translating into MSAHDTNLLGTVHGGVVMKLVDDAAGAVAGRHSEGPVVTGAMDEMAFLEPVRVGDLLQVKAQVNWTGKTSMEVGVRVVAERWNEAGRPAKQVASAYLVFVAVDAEGRPRRVPPVMPETAQDRRRWQEAQIRRTHRLARRRAILELRRERAAEGLDD; encoded by the coding sequence ATGAGCGCCCATGACACCAACCTGCTGGGTACGGTCCATGGCGGCGTCGTGATGAAACTGGTCGACGACGCGGCCGGCGCGGTCGCGGGCCGGCACTCCGAGGGGCCGGTGGTGACCGGTGCGATGGACGAGATGGCCTTCCTCGAACCGGTCAGGGTCGGCGACCTGCTCCAGGTGAAGGCCCAGGTCAACTGGACGGGGAAGACCTCCATGGAGGTCGGCGTCCGGGTCGTCGCCGAGCGCTGGAACGAGGCGGGGCGGCCCGCCAAGCAGGTCGCGAGCGCCTATCTGGTCTTCGTCGCCGTGGACGCCGAGGGCCGCCCGCGCCGGGTGCCGCCCGTGATGCCGGAGACCGCGCAGGACCGGCGCCGCTGGCAGGAGGCCCAGATCCGCCGGACGCACCGGCTGGCCCGCCGCCGGGCGATCCTGGAACTGCGCAGGGAGCGGGCGGCGGAGGGCCTGGACGACTGA
- a CDS encoding LCP family protein, with amino-acid sequence MPGRWPPIRLSTRIVGAVALLVITASGIGHAVVTGVDGAIGRVDAFGGMQGRPGGSKGTNFLLVGTDSRDDIAPDEKKRYHLGGVPCHCTDTIILVHLSQDRSRASVVSIPRDTYVLLPALPAAPGSKAGKKAGAKAGSGGTAKPASGTRPAKINQAYADGGPKLTVRTVEQLTGVHIDHYLEVDFTSFMKTVDVIGGVPVCTSRPLKDAYSGLNLPVGTTTLNGGQALQYVRSRHLDPAADLGRMQRQQRFLAQVIHKTTSGGTLGDPLRLGKVVSAVLGSVRADQGLDSGDLIGLARAMKDFTPGSSEFTSVPLSTSSFHVPGVGSTVKWDAPKAGRLWAAIRADKPLTAPRPAGGGPAGVPVGVDPARIRVRVENGTGVRGLAANTQQALHATGFLTPGAPATAPRHVPHTVIRYDPRWDDSAKALAVALPGARLVPAAKQGPLMRVTLGPDFATAKVRPVTAPAPDPGTRQAAGALTGDQVGCP; translated from the coding sequence GTGCCGGGCCGGTGGCCGCCGATCCGGCTGAGCACCCGGATCGTCGGCGCGGTGGCACTGCTGGTGATCACCGCGAGCGGCATCGGCCACGCCGTGGTGACCGGGGTGGACGGGGCGATCGGCCGGGTGGACGCCTTCGGCGGGATGCAGGGCCGCCCCGGCGGCAGCAAGGGCACGAATTTCCTGCTCGTCGGGACCGACAGCCGGGACGACATCGCCCCGGACGAGAAGAAGCGCTACCACCTGGGCGGCGTGCCCTGCCACTGCACGGACACGATCATCCTGGTCCACCTGTCGCAGGACCGCTCCCGGGCCAGCGTGGTCAGCATCCCGCGCGACACCTACGTCCTGCTGCCCGCCCTGCCCGCGGCGCCCGGAAGCAAGGCCGGGAAGAAGGCCGGCGCCAAGGCCGGGAGCGGGGGCACCGCGAAGCCCGCGTCCGGGACCCGGCCCGCCAAGATCAACCAGGCCTACGCCGACGGCGGCCCCAAGCTCACCGTGCGGACCGTCGAGCAGCTGACCGGCGTCCACATCGACCACTACCTGGAGGTGGACTTCACCAGCTTCATGAAGACCGTGGACGTGATCGGCGGCGTCCCGGTCTGCACCTCCCGCCCGCTCAAGGACGCGTACTCCGGCCTGAACCTGCCGGTGGGCACCACGACCCTGAACGGCGGCCAGGCGCTGCAGTACGTGCGCTCCCGGCATCTGGACCCGGCCGCCGACCTCGGGCGGATGCAGCGCCAGCAGCGCTTCCTGGCCCAGGTCATCCACAAGACCACCAGCGGCGGCACCCTCGGCGACCCGCTGCGGCTCGGCAAGGTGGTCTCCGCTGTGCTCGGCTCGGTCCGCGCCGACCAGGGGCTCGACAGCGGGGACCTGATCGGTCTCGCCCGCGCCATGAAGGACTTCACGCCCGGCTCGTCGGAATTCACCTCGGTGCCGCTGAGCACCAGCAGCTTCCACGTCCCCGGCGTCGGCTCCACCGTGAAGTGGGACGCCCCGAAAGCCGGGCGGCTGTGGGCGGCCATCCGCGCCGACAAGCCGCTCACCGCCCCGCGCCCGGCCGGCGGCGGGCCGGCCGGCGTACCGGTCGGGGTGGACCCGGCCAGGATCCGGGTAAGGGTCGAGAACGGCACCGGCGTCCGCGGCCTGGCCGCGAACACCCAGCAGGCGCTGCACGCCACCGGCTTCCTCACACCCGGCGCACCGGCCACGGCGCCCCGGCACGTACCGCACACCGTGATCCGCTACGACCCGCGCTGGGACGACTCGGCGAAGGCGCTGGCCGTCGCCCTGCCGGGGGCGCGACTGGTGCCCGCGGCCAAGCAGGGGCCGCTGATGCGGGTCACACTCGGCCCGGACTTCGCCACCGCCAAGGTGAGGCCGGTGACCGCGCCCGCGCCCGACCCCGGTACGCGGCAGGCCGCCGGCGCCCTCACCGGCGACCAGGTGGGCTGCCCCTGA
- a CDS encoding glycosyltransferase family 2 protein, whose translation MNAATDSALPAVSVIMPVLNEERHLRNSVRHILEQDYPGELEVVIALGPSKDRTDAIAAELVAEDPRVHTVPNPTGRTPAALNAAISASRHPVVVRVDGHGMLSPDYIATAVRLLDATGAANVGGIMHAEGENAWEEAVAAAMTAKIGVGNAAFHTGGSAAPADTVYLGVFRREVLEQQGGYNVEFIRAQDWELNYRIREAGHLIWFSPELRVSYRPRPSVRALAKQYKDYGRWRRVVTRYHRGSVNLRYLAAPGALLANAAGIVVGAVLTPWALLVPAAYLAAITVGSLPAGRGLGAGARLRIPLALATMHMCWGYGFLTSPRSLARKVIASRRPAVTATAAESTTADA comes from the coding sequence ATGAACGCCGCCACTGACTCCGCGCTCCCGGCCGTCTCCGTGATCATGCCGGTGCTCAACGAGGAGCGCCACCTGCGTAACTCCGTCCGGCACATCCTGGAACAGGACTATCCGGGCGAGCTGGAAGTCGTCATCGCGCTCGGCCCGTCGAAGGACCGGACCGACGCGATCGCGGCCGAGCTGGTCGCCGAGGACCCCCGGGTCCATACGGTGCCCAACCCCACCGGGCGCACGCCCGCCGCCCTGAACGCCGCGATCTCCGCGTCCCGCCACCCGGTCGTGGTGCGGGTCGACGGGCACGGCATGCTCTCGCCCGACTACATCGCCACCGCCGTACGCCTGCTGGACGCCACGGGCGCGGCGAATGTCGGCGGCATCATGCACGCCGAGGGCGAGAACGCCTGGGAGGAGGCGGTCGCCGCGGCCATGACCGCGAAGATCGGCGTCGGCAACGCCGCCTTCCACACCGGTGGCTCCGCCGCCCCCGCCGACACCGTCTATCTCGGTGTCTTCCGGCGCGAGGTGCTGGAGCAGCAGGGCGGCTACAACGTGGAATTCATCCGCGCCCAGGACTGGGAGCTGAACTACCGGATCCGCGAGGCCGGTCATCTCATCTGGTTCTCGCCCGAGCTGCGGGTCTCCTACCGGCCGCGGCCGAGCGTGCGCGCCCTGGCCAAGCAGTACAAGGACTACGGCCGGTGGCGCCGGGTGGTGACGCGCTACCACCGCGGCTCGGTCAATCTGCGGTATCTGGCGGCACCCGGCGCCCTGCTGGCCAATGCGGCGGGCATCGTCGTCGGCGCCGTCCTGACGCCGTGGGCGCTGCTGGTGCCCGCGGCCTATCTCGCGGCCATCACCGTCGGTTCGCTGCCGGCCGGCCGCGGCCTGGGCGCGGGCGCCCGGCTGCGCATCCCGCTCGCGCTGGCCACCATGCACATGTGCTGGGGCTACGGCTTCCTCACCAGCCCGCGCTCGCTGGCCCGCAAGGTGATCGCCAGCCGCCGCCCCGCGGTCACGGCGACCGCCGCGGAGTCGACGACGGCCGACGCGTAG
- a CDS encoding LCP family protein: MRDGAMGGGQGSASNHGDLGWDDGLYRDNAPSYAPGPAADRETGQIPGPRSPHGGGDGPDPIPGGPGAGGADSGNPANAGGHRRGGPRRQRSRKSKVLRWVAIVAAVGVLGSAGAAYGYYEYLAGKIRKGQRVSGNSSVAKPKANANGSSAMNILILGSDSRISADDQKLGGAADSAGARADVIMIAHLSADRSNMSVVSIPRDTRVDIPECEDPKTHRTYPKVNEIINASLGRGGPGCTLATVQNLTNVYIDHWLMIDFSGVVKMADVLGGVDVCVEHSVWDRPTKYIKHGGSGLKLTAGHHLIKDKQALQWLRTRDAFGDDSGRAKAQHMYMSSLIRTLRSQNLFTNPARLNKIATTAMGAFEVSSEIGTPKKLYDLGMELKSIPPARMTMLTMPHDADPQAVNAHYVPAAAASTVWSLMRNDVAMDADGKAKAPGTASTSPKPVTPTGPPAAAPATIPVTVVNGTAGTTGNPAVPHRAGDIAAALGTAGFTKAESSQKAAPSPGTTLTYPAADGEQGKADAASVAKALKIPVSNVKPSDTVQSITLTVGGDWKKGTDYSTTLPKEGGVPKSADAINGADTTGCMPIQPIYRWAG, translated from the coding sequence ATGCGGGACGGGGCAATGGGCGGCGGTCAGGGTTCCGCGTCGAACCATGGCGACCTCGGCTGGGACGACGGGCTCTACCGGGACAACGCGCCCTCGTACGCCCCCGGACCGGCGGCCGACCGCGAGACCGGGCAGATACCGGGGCCCAGAAGCCCGCACGGGGGCGGCGACGGCCCCGACCCGATACCCGGCGGACCTGGCGCGGGCGGCGCCGACAGCGGCAACCCGGCGAACGCCGGCGGGCACCGCAGGGGCGGCCCGCGGCGGCAGCGCAGCCGCAAGAGCAAGGTGCTGCGCTGGGTGGCGATCGTGGCCGCGGTCGGCGTCCTGGGCTCGGCGGGGGCCGCTTACGGCTACTACGAGTACCTGGCGGGCAAGATCCGCAAGGGCCAGCGGGTCAGCGGGAACAGCTCCGTGGCCAAGCCGAAGGCGAACGCCAACGGCAGCTCGGCGATGAACATCCTGATCCTCGGCTCGGACAGCCGGATCAGCGCGGACGACCAGAAGCTCGGCGGCGCCGCCGACAGCGCGGGCGCCCGGGCGGACGTGATCATGATCGCCCACCTGTCCGCGGACCGCAGCAATATGTCGGTGGTCAGCATCCCGCGCGACACCCGGGTCGACATCCCCGAGTGCGAGGACCCCAAGACCCACCGCACGTATCCGAAGGTCAACGAGATCATCAACGCCTCGCTGGGCCGCGGCGGCCCCGGCTGCACCCTGGCGACCGTGCAGAACCTCACCAACGTCTACATCGACCACTGGCTGATGATCGACTTCTCCGGTGTGGTGAAGATGGCGGACGTGCTCGGCGGCGTGGACGTATGTGTCGAGCACAGCGTCTGGGACCGTCCCACCAAATACATCAAGCACGGCGGCTCCGGGCTGAAGCTCACCGCGGGCCACCACCTCATCAAGGACAAGCAGGCGCTCCAGTGGCTGCGCACCCGCGACGCCTTCGGTGACGACTCGGGCCGCGCCAAGGCGCAGCACATGTACATGAGCTCGCTGATCCGCACCCTGCGCAGCCAGAACCTCTTCACCAACCCGGCCCGGCTGAACAAGATCGCCACCACGGCGATGGGCGCCTTCGAGGTCTCCTCGGAGATCGGCACCCCGAAGAAGCTCTACGACCTCGGCATGGAGCTGAAGAGCATCCCGCCGGCCCGGATGACGATGCTGACCATGCCGCACGACGCGGACCCGCAGGCGGTCAACGCGCACTATGTGCCGGCCGCGGCGGCCTCCACCGTGTGGTCGCTGATGCGCAACGACGTGGCCATGGACGCGGACGGCAAGGCCAAGGCCCCGGGGACGGCGAGCACCTCGCCGAAGCCGGTCACCCCGACGGGACCGCCCGCCGCGGCCCCCGCGACGATCCCGGTCACCGTGGTCAACGGCACGGCGGGTACCACGGGCAACCCGGCCGTGCCGCACCGCGCCGGGGACATCGCCGCGGCGCTGGGCACCGCGGGCTTCACCAAGGCCGAGTCGAGCCAGAAGGCCGCCCCCAGCCCCGGCACCACCCTGACGTACCCGGCGGCCGACGGTGAGCAGGGCAAGGCGGACGCGGCCTCGGTGGCGAAGGCGCTCAAGATCCCGGTGAGCAATGTGAAGCCGTCCGACACCGTGCAGAGCATCACCCTGACGGTCGGCGGGGACTGGAAGAAGGGCACCGACTACAGCACGACGCTGCCCAAGGAGGGCGGCGTCCCCAAGTCCGCCGACGCCATCAACGGCGCCGACACCACGGGCTGCATGCCCATCCAGCCGATCTACCGCTGGGCGGGCTGA
- a CDS encoding LCP family protein: protein MDTQGRDDIDPADQWVLDPATGTYRLRERPAQDRARKQPGLPRQSSHAPADASTPPRSRRTAAAPGPPGRRRGKPDGRLSRRRKALLWTAGAMGLVLTAVGVGGYLVYEHFNGNLTTVDVGDAGSKNVGGDGPLNLLVIGTDSRQGLGRRYGDADSVGHADTTILFHVSADRSNATAMSIPRDIVTGIPDCPTRRKDGTTTTIPGIPAGLTTPRFNESLGVGGRDPGCTMRAVTLLTGIPVDHFMMVDFEAVKALSTAVGGVDVCLSRPLVDPKSHLDLSAGRHRIEGEQALEFVRTRHALRNQSDLDRIRLQQNFLSAMIRKIKSSGTLTSPGKLFTLADAATRALTVDSAIGSVSRLTGLAKDLSRVDAKHITFTTLPVVDNPNERVHATVVVDRARAEQLFAMIRNDVSLSGRRKQPRADPRLVGPRAAASDVRVQVYNGSGVSGAARGTVDWLRGVQGVGGPANGGNAPSPAPRTTLAYTPGQADQARALAAMLGLPGSALRPSSGADDAQGADMSLTLGADFVRAGVPIADPAAPPEDLTRTRADNSSCVS, encoded by the coding sequence GTGGACACGCAAGGCCGAGACGATATCGATCCGGCGGACCAGTGGGTGCTCGACCCGGCCACCGGCACCTACCGGCTGCGGGAGCGGCCGGCGCAGGACCGGGCGCGGAAGCAGCCCGGTCTGCCCCGGCAGAGCAGCCACGCGCCCGCCGACGCCTCAACCCCGCCCAGGAGCCGCCGTACGGCCGCCGCGCCGGGTCCGCCCGGCCGCCGCAGGGGGAAGCCGGACGGCCGGCTGTCCCGGCGCAGGAAGGCGCTGCTGTGGACGGCGGGCGCGATGGGCCTGGTCCTGACCGCGGTGGGCGTCGGCGGCTACCTGGTCTACGAGCACTTCAACGGCAACCTCACCACCGTGGACGTCGGCGACGCGGGCAGCAAGAACGTCGGCGGCGACGGCCCGCTCAATCTGCTGGTCATCGGCACCGACAGCCGCCAGGGGCTGGGCCGCAGGTACGGCGACGCCGACAGTGTCGGCCACGCCGACACCACGATCCTCTTCCACGTGTCGGCCGACCGCAGCAATGCGACGGCGATGAGCATCCCGCGGGACATTGTCACGGGCATCCCGGACTGCCCGACCCGGCGGAAGGACGGCACCACGACGACGATCCCCGGCATTCCCGCCGGCCTGACCACGCCGAGGTTCAACGAGAGCCTGGGCGTGGGCGGGCGGGACCCCGGCTGCACGATGCGCGCCGTCACGCTGTTGACCGGGATTCCGGTCGACCACTTCATGATGGTCGACTTCGAGGCGGTCAAGGCGCTGTCGACGGCGGTCGGCGGGGTGGACGTGTGCCTGTCGAGGCCGCTGGTCGATCCCAAGTCGCATCTGGACCTGTCCGCGGGGCGGCACCGGATCGAGGGCGAGCAGGCGCTGGAGTTCGTCAGGACCCGGCACGCGCTGCGCAACCAGAGCGACCTGGACCGGATCAGACTCCAGCAGAACTTCCTCAGCGCGATGATCCGCAAGATCAAGTCGAGCGGCACCCTGACCAGCCCGGGGAAGCTCTTCACCCTGGCGGACGCGGCGACCCGGGCGCTCACCGTGGACAGCGCGATCGGCAGTGTCTCGCGGCTGACCGGCCTGGCCAAGGACCTCAGCAGGGTGGACGCCAAGCACATCACCTTCACCACCCTGCCGGTGGTCGACAACCCCAACGAGCGGGTCCACGCCACGGTCGTGGTCGACCGGGCCAGGGCGGAGCAGTTGTTCGCGATGATCAGGAACGACGTCTCGCTCAGCGGCCGCAGGAAGCAGCCGAGGGCAGATCCGCGGCTGGTCGGCCCCCGGGCCGCGGCCTCCGACGTCCGGGTGCAGGTCTACAACGGCAGCGGCGTCTCCGGCGCCGCCCGCGGCACGGTGGACTGGCTGCGCGGCGTCCAGGGCGTCGGCGGCCCCGCCAACGGCGGCAACGCGCCCTCCCCCGCCCCGCGGACCACCCTGGCCTACACCCCAGGGCAGGCCGACCAGGCCCGCGCCCTCGCCGCGATGCTCGGCCTGCCCGGCTCGGCCCTGCGCCCCTCGTCCGGAGCCGACGACGCCCAGGGCGCGGACATGTCGCTCACCCTCGGCGCGGACTTCGTCCGGGCCGGGGTTCCGATCGCGGACCCCGCGGCGCCCCCCGAGGACCTGACCAGGACGAGGGCGGACAATTCGTCCTGCGTGAGCTGA
- a CDS encoding LCP family protein, protein MDTEDSGYVDPADQWVLDPATGMYQLRLDAPSEPVPVPPAPTPVGPAPARRAAVRTPAARAGRGGRRAAAPAAGSRRRKAKPRRPPALAWAVGTTCAVLVAGVTAGIVVLRQGDGPGIRTVDIGAAGSKDPVHAGAMNVLVLGGGPVGATADTAVLLHVAADRGNATALVIPPALVTDIPDCPVGGGTVKGAEQQPFSAALTGRGPGCALRAVKQLTGLPVDHVVLVDYAAAKAASTGVGAADLCVDRTLAVPGTLTALARTAPAALTTDSPLGSAKALGALADAMGAADPKHVTFVTVPVRGGAGPPVADQATASQLYALMARDVSLSPDHPPAADPKLAGPKATPHNTRVEIYNGTGVFGASQDVLSWLQNTQGVNRSTNGGDAHAKVPRTTLRYAPNQADQARSLAAMMGLPASALIPGTQDAAPRANMTLTLGADFTAPGVPVGPPTAPPKGVRLTPASGVHC, encoded by the coding sequence GTGGACACGGAGGACTCCGGGTACGTCGACCCGGCTGACCAGTGGGTGCTGGACCCGGCAACCGGCATGTACCAGCTGCGCCTTGACGCGCCGTCGGAGCCGGTGCCGGTGCCGCCCGCGCCCACACCGGTCGGGCCCGCACCGGCGCGGCGGGCCGCGGTACGTACCCCGGCCGCCCGCGCGGGCCGCGGCGGACGCAGGGCCGCCGCCCCCGCCGCCGGGTCGCGGCGCCGCAAGGCCAAGCCGCGCAGGCCGCCCGCCCTGGCGTGGGCGGTCGGGACCACCTGCGCCGTGCTGGTCGCCGGTGTGACCGCGGGGATCGTCGTGCTGCGGCAGGGCGACGGGCCCGGCATCCGTACCGTGGACATCGGTGCGGCCGGGAGCAAGGACCCTGTCCACGCCGGTGCGATGAACGTCCTGGTGCTCGGCGGCGGACCTGTGGGCGCCACCGCGGACACCGCCGTGCTGCTGCATGTGGCCGCGGACCGCGGCAATGCGACGGCGCTGGTCATTCCGCCGGCGCTGGTGACGGACATCCCGGACTGCCCGGTGGGCGGCGGGACCGTCAAGGGGGCCGAGCAGCAGCCGTTCTCCGCCGCGTTGACCGGGCGCGGCCCCGGCTGCGCGCTGCGGGCGGTGAAGCAGTTGACCGGGCTGCCGGTGGACCATGTGGTGCTGGTCGACTATGCGGCGGCGAAAGCGGCATCGACCGGTGTCGGGGCGGCGGACCTGTGCGTGGACCGTACGCTGGCCGTCCCGGGGACGCTGACGGCGCTGGCACGTACCGCGCCTGCCGCGCTCACCACGGACAGCCCGCTCGGCAGCGCAAAGGCGCTGGGCGCGCTGGCCGACGCCATGGGTGCGGCCGATCCGAAGCACGTCACCTTTGTGACGGTACCGGTGCGGGGCGGCGCCGGTCCGCCGGTCGCCGACCAGGCCACGGCGTCGCAGCTCTACGCCCTGATGGCGCGCGATGTGTCCCTGTCCCCCGACCACCCCCCGGCGGCCGATCCGAAGCTGGCCGGCCCGAAGGCGACTCCGCACAACACCCGGGTGGAGATCTACAACGGCACGGGGGTCTTCGGCGCCTCCCAGGACGTGCTGAGCTGGCTGCAGAACACGCAGGGCGTCAACCGCTCCACCAACGGCGGCGACGCCCATGCGAAGGTGCCGCGGACCACGTTGCGGTATGCGCCGAACCAGGCCGACCAGGCGCGCTCGCTGGCCGCGATGATGGGCCTGCCCGCGTCCGCGCTGATCCCGGGCACCCAGGACGCGGCGCCCCGGGCGAACATGACGCTCACTCTGGGCGCGGACTTCACCGCGCCCGGTGTCCCGGTGGGGCCGCCCACCGCGCCGCCCAAGGGCGTACGGCTGACGCCCGCGTCCGGCGTCCACTGCTGA
- a CDS encoding LCP family protein, whose translation MQPEPLAGLEAYPEAGAAPEAGRRRYRWVKLLAAGTAVAVLAGAGGLYYLYQQLDGNITTDTVTENDLNVHESERPTEGPTSAENILLLGSDNRGDGNGKYGQDSGTQRSDTAILLHLAADRHSATAMSIPRDLMAHVPSCDKPNGGKTAARFVQFNWAFEFGGAACTIRTVENMTGIRIDHHLIVDFSGFKKIVNAVDGVDVCLAEPVHDTKAHLDLPAGRQTLNGEQALGYVRSRHGFGDGSDTERMDRQQGFLGSLFSKVSSNGVLLNPTKVYPVLSAATSSLTADPGLDSLSELYSLARDIQRIPTGQVQFLTLPREQYTKDRNRDQLVQPAAGRLFAALRDDMPVTVTPDGKSDNGTAGSGTSESGKQDSGKPKSGKPGATGTPTTSGTPATTGPTYRGTTADADICGKA comes from the coding sequence GTGCAGCCCGAGCCTCTGGCGGGGCTGGAGGCGTACCCGGAGGCCGGAGCCGCGCCGGAGGCGGGCCGGCGGAGGTATCGGTGGGTCAAGCTGCTGGCGGCGGGCACCGCCGTGGCCGTGCTGGCCGGGGCCGGCGGCCTCTACTACCTGTACCAGCAGCTCGACGGGAACATCACCACGGACACGGTGACCGAGAACGACTTGAACGTGCACGAGTCGGAGCGGCCGACGGAGGGGCCGACCTCCGCGGAGAACATCCTGCTGCTGGGCTCGGACAACCGCGGTGACGGCAACGGGAAGTACGGCCAGGACAGCGGCACCCAGCGCTCGGACACCGCGATCCTGCTGCACCTGGCCGCGGACCGGCACAGTGCGACGGCGATGAGCATTCCGCGCGACCTGATGGCGCACGTGCCGAGCTGCGACAAGCCGAACGGCGGCAAGACCGCGGCGCGGTTCGTGCAGTTCAACTGGGCCTTCGAATTCGGCGGTGCCGCCTGCACGATCCGGACCGTCGAGAACATGACGGGGATCCGGATCGACCATCACCTGATCGTGGACTTCTCCGGGTTCAAGAAGATCGTGAACGCGGTCGACGGCGTGGACGTGTGCCTGGCGGAGCCGGTGCACGACACGAAGGCGCACCTCGACCTGCCGGCCGGGCGGCAGACGCTGAACGGCGAACAGGCGCTCGGCTATGTGCGGTCCAGGCACGGCTTCGGCGACGGCAGCGACACCGAGCGGATGGACCGCCAGCAGGGCTTCCTCGGCTCGCTGTTCTCCAAGGTCAGCAGCAACGGCGTGCTGCTCAACCCGACCAAGGTCTACCCGGTGCTCTCGGCCGCGACCTCCTCGCTCACCGCGGACCCGGGCCTCGACTCGCTCAGCGAGCTGTACAGCCTGGCGCGGGACATCCAGCGGATACCGACCGGGCAGGTGCAGTTCCTGACACTGCCGCGGGAGCAGTACACGAAGGACCGCAACCGCGACCAGCTCGTGCAGCCCGCCGCCGGCCGGCTCTTCGCGGCGCTGCGCGACGACATGCCGGTGACGGTGACGCCGGACGGCAAATCGGACAACGGGACAGCGGGCAGCGGGACATCGGAGTCCGGTAAGCAGGACAGCGGGAAGCCGAAGAGCGGGAAGCCCGGCGCGACCGGCACACCCACGACGAGCGGCACGCCTGCCACCACGGGACCCACCTATCGGGGTACGACCGCCGATGCCGACATCTGCGGCAAAGCCTGA